A window of the Brachybacterium sacelli genome harbors these coding sequences:
- the groL gene encoding chaperonin GroEL (60 kDa chaperone family; promotes refolding of misfolded polypeptides especially under stressful conditions; forms two stacked rings of heptamers to form a barrel-shaped 14mer; ends can be capped by GroES; misfolded proteins enter the barrel where they are refolded when GroES binds), whose amino-acid sequence MGKVIAFDEEARRGMERGMNTLADVVKVTLGPRGRNVVLNKKWGAPTITNDGVSIAREVELEDPWERIGAELVKEVAKKTDDIAGDGTTTATVLAQALVREGLRNVVAGSNPMALKKGIEKAAAAVSRQLLDTARPVETRGQIAASASISAGEHEIGELIAEAMDKVGKEGVITVEESNTFGLELELTEGMRFDKGHLSGYFVTDPERQETVLDDPYVLIVNNKISSVKDLVPVLEKVMQSGKPLALIAEDIDGEALATLVVNKMRGSLQSVAIKAPGFGDRRKAMLDDIAILTGGEVISEEVGLSLENADLSLLGTARKVITSKDETTIVEGGGSQEQITARVAQIKAEIENTDSDYDREKLQERLAKLAGGVAVIKAGAATEVELNERKHRIEDAVRNAKAAVEEGIVAGGGVALVQAGVWEAIEGLGVDDPDEETGAAILGVALDAPLRQIAVNAGLEGGVVVNTVRNLPIGEGLDARTGEYKDLIGAGIVDPVKVTRSALENAASIAALFLTTEAVIADKQQDSADPAADPSAGMGGMGF is encoded by the coding sequence ATGGGGAAGGTAATCGCGTTCGATGAGGAAGCCCGCCGGGGCATGGAGCGAGGGATGAACACCCTCGCTGACGTGGTCAAGGTGACATTGGGGCCGCGTGGTCGCAATGTCGTGTTGAACAAGAAGTGGGGCGCCCCCACCATTACCAATGACGGTGTATCGATCGCCCGAGAGGTCGAGCTCGAAGATCCGTGGGAGCGGATCGGTGCCGAGCTGGTCAAGGAGGTTGCGAAAAAGACCGATGACATCGCCGGTGATGGCACCACGACGGCCACGGTCTTGGCGCAGGCGCTGGTTCGAGAAGGTCTACGCAACGTTGTTGCGGGGTCGAACCCGATGGCGCTGAAGAAGGGCATCGAGAAGGCCGCTGCTGCGGTGAGTCGTCAGTTGCTCGATACCGCGCGGCCGGTGGAGACCCGGGGCCAGATCGCGGCATCGGCGTCGATCTCGGCCGGTGAGCACGAGATCGGTGAGCTCATCGCCGAGGCGATGGACAAGGTGGGCAAGGAGGGTGTTATCACGGTCGAGGAGTCAAACACCTTTGGCCTGGAGCTTGAACTGACAGAGGGCATGCGTTTCGACAAGGGCCACCTGTCGGGCTATTTCGTCACCGACCCCGAGCGCCAGGAGACGGTGCTCGATGATCCGTACGTCCTCATCGTCAACAACAAGATCAGCTCGGTGAAGGACCTCGTCCCAGTCCTGGAGAAGGTGATGCAGTCGGGCAAGCCGCTCGCGCTCATCGCCGAGGACATCGATGGGGAGGCGCTCGCCACGCTCGTGGTCAACAAGATGCGCGGCAGTTTGCAGTCGGTCGCCATCAAGGCACCGGGATTCGGTGACCGCCGCAAGGCCATGCTCGACGACATCGCCATCCTCACTGGTGGAGAGGTCATCAGCGAGGAGGTCGGCCTGTCGCTTGAGAACGCCGACCTCTCCCTGCTGGGCACCGCGCGCAAGGTCATCACCTCCAAGGATGAGACGACCATCGTCGAGGGTGGCGGCTCCCAAGAGCAGATCACCGCCCGGGTCGCCCAGATCAAGGCCGAGATCGAGAACACAGATTCGGACTACGACCGTGAGAAGCTCCAGGAACGCCTTGCCAAGCTCGCCGGCGGCGTCGCCGTTATCAAGGCCGGAGCAGCCACGGAGGTGGAGCTGAACGAGCGCAAGCACCGCATCGAGGATGCTGTGCGCAACGCCAAGGCAGCTGTCGAAGAGGGCATCGTCGCCGGTGGCGGCGTGGCCCTCGTCCAAGCAGGCGTGTGGGAGGCGATCGAAGGGCTCGGCGTGGACGACCCCGATGAGGAAACCGGCGCAGCGATCCTGGGGGTTGCCCTCGATGCACCCCTCCGGCAGATCGCGGTCAATGCCGGCCTCGAAGGTGGGGTGGTCGTCAACACCGTGCGCAACTTGCCGATCGGGGAGGGGCTTGACGCCCGGACCGGTGAGTACAAGGACCTGATCGGCGCCGGCATCGTCGACCCTGTCAAGGTGACTCGCTCAGCACTGGAGAACGCGGCTTCGATCGCGGCACTGTTCCTGACCACCGAGGCGGTCATCGCCGACAAGCAGCAGGACAGCGCGGACCCAGCGGCCGACCCAAGCGCAGGGATGGGTGGCATGGGCTTCTGA